In a genomic window of Nocardiopsis mwathae:
- a CDS encoding IS3 family transposase: protein MSFIDAHDFSVGLVLRVLGVASSTYYGWRARVASPSQRHREDAELLEKIIEIREADEFAPTYGSPRVWLELRRQGVRCSRKRVERLMRENHLRGAYLRKGWKSASTRQDPRHTAAPDLVDRDFTAPAPNRLWVADLTRLPTDEGVLWLASVRDAFSNRIVGWKTAPRADTDLVLSALDYALWSRDVRAGELIHHSDKGCQYTAVRFTQRLADAGILPSTGSVGDSFDNALAENLWSTIKTELVYWPVRTFATRAEAEAALFRYIDGWYNPRRIQAGLGGLSPDEYEDAWRIRQHTRPAMIPSTLDESR from the coding sequence ATGAGCTTCATCGATGCCCATGACTTCTCGGTCGGTCTCGTGCTGCGGGTCCTGGGGGTAGCCTCGTCGACCTACTACGGCTGGCGCGCCCGGGTGGCCTCGCCCTCCCAACGCCACCGCGAGGACGCCGAGCTGCTGGAGAAGATCATCGAGATCCGCGAGGCCGACGAGTTCGCCCCCACCTACGGCTCACCCCGCGTCTGGCTGGAGCTGCGCAGGCAGGGCGTGCGCTGCTCACGCAAGCGCGTGGAGCGGCTCATGCGCGAGAACCACCTGCGCGGCGCCTACCTGCGCAAGGGCTGGAAGAGCGCCTCCACCCGCCAGGACCCCCGCCACACAGCGGCTCCGGACCTGGTCGACCGCGACTTCACCGCTCCCGCCCCCAACCGGCTGTGGGTGGCCGACCTGACCCGGCTGCCCACCGATGAGGGCGTGCTGTGGCTGGCCAGCGTGCGCGACGCGTTCTCCAACCGCATCGTCGGATGGAAGACCGCACCCCGCGCCGACACCGACCTCGTCCTGTCCGCGCTGGACTACGCGCTGTGGTCCCGCGACGTGCGCGCCGGCGAACTCATCCACCACAGCGACAAGGGCTGCCAGTACACCGCTGTGCGCTTCACCCAGCGCCTGGCCGACGCCGGCATCCTCCCCTCGACCGGCTCGGTGGGCGACAGCTTCGACAACGCACTGGCCGAAAACCTGTGGTCGACCATCAAGACCGAGCTGGTCTACTGGCCGGTACGGACCTTCGCCACCCGCGCCGAGGCCGAGGCCGCCCTGTTCCGCTATATCGACGGCTGGTACAATCCCCGCCGCATCCAGGCAGGGCTCGGCGGCCTGTCTCCGGATGAGTACGAAGACGCCTGGCGCATCCGTCAGCACACCCGACCAGCTATGATCCCGTCCACGCTGGACGAATCCAGATAA
- a CDS encoding transposase, translated as MAVPKKYPDELRERAVRLYRESDPKPVIRRMAEQLNVHPEALRNWIRQDEADRGRRHDRPTTETAEENRRLRRENAELKRVNEVLRAASAYFASEIDPTRRRS; from the coding sequence GTGGCCGTTCCGAAGAAGTATCCCGATGAGCTGCGTGAACGCGCGGTGCGGCTGTATCGGGAGTCCGATCCCAAGCCGGTGATCCGCCGCATGGCCGAGCAGTTGAACGTCCACCCCGAGGCCCTGCGCAACTGGATCCGCCAGGACGAGGCCGACCGCGGCCGGCGCCACGACCGGCCCACCACGGAGACGGCCGAGGAGAACCGGCGGCTGAGGCGGGAGAACGCCGAGCTGAAGCGGGTCAACGAGGTGCTGCGGGCGGCCAGCGCTTATTTCGCCTCGGAGATCGACCCGACCCGGAGACGGTCATGA